Below is a window of Bacteroidota bacterium DNA.
TTTGAGTGTGTTGATGAGTCGCAGCCTTAGTTCGATTCGGAAATATTTAGATGCGTATCAGCATAAGACCGGAGAGATACTTCCGTTGAAAGGTTATGTATTAGATCAAGGAAGTGTGCCGACACAGCAATTGGTTTTGATCGAGCGGCAGATATAGAGATAGGTCGCTGGACTGGAAACTCAATGGGTTGGTAGTGCTGCAATTAAAAGTGGAAGTGATCCTCTTGGTGCAAATCAGGTACCTTCTGGTGATCCCAGAGCAAGGAAAGCAGATGAAAGTGATTTTGCTCAAACAAAAACCGAAAGCCAGATTAGTCCTCGTTTAGGGATAGCGTTTCCTATAACCGACAAAACTGTATTCCATATTAATTACGGAAAATTTTTCCAACAATCCAATCTTACAGATTTATATTATGGAACAAAATTCATAGAATTTAAAGCTCTAAATGGTTCTCCGGCAATTTCTTTACGCCCCTCATCGTCAATGAGCGAAAGCTCGCCGAATATT
It encodes the following:
- a CDS encoding DUF1670 domain-containing protein, whose protein sequence is MKSAKAQGGLLSGADLSVLMSRSLSSIRKYLDAYQHKTGEILPLKGYVLDQGSVPTQQLVLIERQI